A stretch of Miscanthus floridulus cultivar M001 chromosome 13, ASM1932011v1, whole genome shotgun sequence DNA encodes these proteins:
- the LOC136499802 gene encoding uncharacterized protein: protein MLRNARLENVKKALDYGEIESGTGLHQEMGLPRLRDTRWGSHYKTVCSIITMYEAIHDELVDLGDDPAYKDDWTKIHFVTGAFENFEFVFFAHLMYIILGYTNELSECLQRRDQDIFNAISLVNVAKKRMQKLRSDGWDNFLEKVTSFCDKHGVEVHAMDGYYVPYGKSARKARAQKQTNDDHFRREVYIGVIDQISQELDNRFDEINMELLSCMSAFSPSKSFASFDAQKLQYIMSQLQLHSCFECIRKYTMYMTEMWFEVPLRQDKRLSSASGRNFYIGSKEERWDNLFLSQR, encoded by the exons ATGCTTAGAAATGCTAGGCTTGAGAATGTCAAGAAAGCACTTGACTATGGTGAAATTGAATCTGGAACTGGATTACATCAAGAGATGGGTTTACCTAGGCTTAGAGATACCCGATGGGGATCTCATTACAAAACTGTATGCAGCATCATTACTATGTATGAAGCAATCCATGATGAACTGGTTGATCTTGGGGATGATCCTGCATATAAGGATGATTGGACTAAAATACATTTTGTGACCGGAGCGTTTGAGAAttttgagtttgttttctttgcACACTTAATGTATATTATTCTTGGATATACAAATGAGTTATCTGAGTGTTTGCAAAGAAGGGACCAAGATATTTTTAATGCAATAtcacttgttaatgtggcaaagaAAAGAATGCAAAAATTGAGGTCTGATGGTTGGGATAATTTTCTTGAGAAGGTCACTTCATTTTGCGAtaaacatggtgttgaagttcATGCTATGGATGGTTATTATGTTCCTTATGGAAAATCAGCAAGGAAAGCTCGTGCCCAAAAGCAAACCAATGATGACCACTTTAGAAGAGAAGTATAtattggtgtcattgatcaaataAGTCAAGAACTTGATAATCGATTTGATGAGATTAATATGGAGTTGTTGTCTTGTATGTCGGCCTTCAGTCCTTCCAAGTCATTTGCTTCTTTTGATGCACAGAAGCTAC AATACATAATGAGCCAATTGCAACTACATTCTTGTTTTGAGTGCATTCGTAAATATACGATGTACATGACAGAAATGTG GTTCGAGGTTCCACTGCGTCAAGACAAGAGGTTGTCATCTGCATCGGGTAGAAACTTCTACATCGGATCCAAGGAAGAGAG GTGGGACAATCTGTTCCTCAGCCAGAGGTAA